Below is a genomic region from Bacteroidota bacterium.
GATTTGGAAACTGCACAAACACAGGTGCTTGTGAAGCAGAATGTCCTAAAGAAATAAAAATCCTAAATATTGCCCGAATGAATAAAGAGTACTTTGTTGGGAAATTTGTAAAA
It encodes:
- a CDS encoding succinate dehydrogenase/fumarate reductase iron-sulfur subunit yields the protein FGNCTNTGACEAECPKEIKILNIARMNKEYFVGKFVKDLQY